The genomic DNA CACAGAGTAGAATTACTATAGGTAAGATTAATCTAGATTTCCCATGTTTGCCTAAATAAAAATCTGGTGTGCGGTTTGGCACTTTTCATACTACAGGAAGTGAAACTTTCAAAGCTCTGGCATTTGAGCTGCTAAGTGGCTGCTAAactttgactttaaaaaaacgTGACATGGACCCTCCCAgcattattcatattttatttggaTCTCCTAGGCTtgactttagaaaaaaaaaaaaaactgcagaccGACTTCTCTCCCCTCGGCAAAAAAAACCATCCTCTTTTCTGACCTCCCCTCCCCTGTAATAATTAGTGTACAGCCCATAACCTGCAAATTGCCCTGCAGCTTTAAACACATATTTACAGCAACTATCTCTCCTCTAGATCAcacgcaaaccccgaaaaaagaaacaacgcaaaaagaaaaacaacttcattaatttgacaacacatgcgcagcattcagcaaacgcgctgcaaatacacacaacacaaccaaatacataaacgcactgcaaatacacacaacacaaccaaatacataaacacgctgcaaatacacacaacacaaccaaatacataaacacactgcaaatacacacaacacaaccaaatacataaacgcactgcaaatacacacaacacaaccaaatacataaacacgctgcaaatatgaaatgatgcaaaaagaacagcacacaaacccagaaaacagaGCGCTTTGTTGAATGCTGcgcaaattaatgaagttgttttcttaatttgcttgtgttttgtctatttgcgcgTGTTTTCTTAAGcttcagggcgtttgcccctgttggCCACCGTAGAAATGTGTGCAGGGAAGCAAGAACAACAGGCATTTGATACATATCGCTGAAAGGCGTATAGTATCAAAGTAAAGTGCATTTACTTCAAAGTTGTTTTGGGAAACTTTCCAGCAGTACTGACAGATCAGGGTGATTGGCGCCTCCAGAAACCAGCCAGAGTTTTACGTCCTTCCTGCTTCCTCTGCAGTCCTTCACAACCCGCTGCTTTTGAATTAGATGCAATCCCCCGTATTCCTGTTGGCGTGTTCCTTGACCTGTCTGGTTCTGCACAGTGACATGCTGCTGTGATTGAGGTCTGAGAGAGCTTACGGCGATCAATGCTGAAGGATTAGCAGCAAAACATCCAATAGAAGATCCTTGCAGCCATTTTCTCTGGTTGTAATAGCACACTCTGTTTGACTTAGAGGTTGTTTCTATCATCTGGATTTGTAGGTCCAGTACGACCGCAGCTTACATAACAGGACATTATATAACTGTTTGTACTTTATAAACACTACGTAATCCCTGATTTTGGAATGTAGTTTTTAAATTAGCACTTGAAATAACTTAATTTTCTACACCTCATCAGATTTGTATATTTAAAGAAATGATATAGTGTctcattataaaataaaacgtTATCATATTGAACAagctaataataacaataaaataataatagcacTTTCTGCAAATGCTACCAGctacaaaagagaaaaaagctaATACCAACAATAATGTGAAGGCAAATAACTCAATAACTTAATTGATCCAGATCACAAATACAGTCAAATAAGCAGTAATATTCTTAAATCTAGGGAGGGAAGGAAACAAGGATGGAGAGAAGGCAACTGGGAGGAATGAaaggaaacaaggagggagggagagaagcaaACAATGAGAGAGACAAGGACACAAGAAGGGAGATAAGGGAACtgggagagaaggaaggaaacaaggagggagggagagaagacaacaaggagagagagagagagagagagagagagagaggggggggggaaacaaggagggagggagagaagacaacaaggagagagagagagagagaaggaaacaaGGAGGGCGATAAGGGAACttgaaggaaggaaaggaaacaaggagggagggggagaaggaaacaaggagggagagaggaaagaaaacatgttttttcactTGTTTCACCTATGATCTCACACCTATGAACTGTTTCTTTTGTCTAAGGTAACCTAAATAaaactccccctctctctcttttctgctcatcttatttatttttcaacttcCAAGATTCCCTTCATTACTTTTCCATGAGCTACAAATCGTGAGCATGCAAAGCCATTTCCTCTATTCCCCAAGCATACAGTTGATCCCTCATGCTGGTTGGCTCTCGGGTTCACAGAGTTGTGTGCCGCTCACGAGGGAGCAACATCTTTTAGAGCAACTCACAGGTACAGTAGTCTTCCTCCAGCAGCAGCCCTCTAGCCTAGCCGAACCAGGCAGCAATATACCACAGAGTGAGTGTGTCTGCTTACCACTCTGTGGTAAGTAGCTTTGGCTTCAGCAAATAACTAATCTACTGTATCACCTAAGGGAATGATATCTGCTgcattttaaactttaaacaacACAGTGTAAAGTACAACTTGTGTAAGGCTGCCAAAAGGCACACGTTATTCTTCACTGCTGTGTATTGTACTGAAATCTCAGAGACtgatatctcaaaacctgggcCGCTAAAACCTAAACTTTCTGCACGACTAGATgctccttttttcattttggtgAACCAGCCCTTTAACGTAACTGTTTGAGACAGTTTGAAGGAATCACGACTCAACCcaggcactggctcagatctggagttggtccccaggcgctgtaaatggctgcccactgctcccttgagggatgggttaaatgcagacaATGACATTATTCAAACATCCACAGAGGTAAAATGTTTACAATCTATGCAAACAAATTCCTCCTCCCTGGACAGCGTCTGTGTCGATTGCAACGATTGCATTAAGGGAGCTGCCACTGCTCCAAATTAAGTTTTGATGTTGGTCCGGTCACCGGCTGTGCAAGAGAATGAATTACAGCAGCCCATTCTGTGGGCATGACACAGGTCAGAGAAGTCCCGTCTGTGATGCACTCCTGTTGCCAGGAGCTGAGAGCTGTGAAAACCCTGAGGTCGCTTTTCTCCTCAGTGTCCTCTATGCTGAAACAGATCACAGGTCAGGGAAACACTTTCAACACAAAAGCGCTTTGAAATCAGAAGCAGCACATTAGTCGGTGCTATTACCGTAGGTCAGAAAATCAGCTCAGCCTCGAAAGGCTTGCTCTCACCTCAGTCTTTTGTCGGTCAGTGTCCTCTAACGGCAGTGAAGCATCTATTAGAACACCATGTGATCCATTACACTCTGATAGAGTTTAACAATTGTGATTCATAACATGTATAATAGGTGTTGCTCTCATTTCCCTTCTAATATGTGTTATTTCACGAATTATTCTTTACACTCATGAAAAGAGTCTTTACAGGGTGCATGCAATTGGCACTTTattctcagaaaaaaaaatttaagcaTTTTCCAGCAATGATTTACACATTATTACGCTAAAAGGACTCTTTTTGTTCCCAGGGATTTAGCTATGAAATTCATGTTCAGGATTCACGGctaaatcaaactgttcccagACAAGAAATGACACCATTTGAAAAAGGTTTTATTTACAAAATCATTTTGGTTTTAAGGTAATTCAAACAAAAGAGGGGATGTTTGCAATGATGTTGAAAGGATTTAAAGGAGACATTTGCTCATGTGCAGgttcatgctttaatgttaaaaaatacattatttgtgAATACTGATAATATGCCAGGAAACCATGACCATGATATTACCTCATCAGAATTAGCATTTTGTACTGTTATTAAGgcactattcttttttttcttcataacaTTGAGTATTTTTGGgagcatttttcttttatttttgatagAAGAGATGTGACAGGAAATGAGGCTGAAACAACATGTAATAAAGGTCCCTGGTCACTGTTGATCAAAATAGCCTACATTGCACCATTCATTTTGAGAGACTATAACCCAGATATAACCTGATCATTTTGAATTGGTTACCCTACCCTATTTTTGCCCCATAATAACCCTATATAtcttcgtttttttttattacctggtACAAATGAAACAATGTGTTTGCATCAGTCTGTTTGGAATAATCTGGATTCAAAATGAAGCATGCCAcctacagaaacagaaactgtATCAAAAGTtctcaataaaataataaaaatgaaagcCATTTATCTCTATCCCCACCTCTCTTGCTCTCTAGGCGTGTCGATGCCTATCCCAGTGATCGGCCTCCACAACGAGGACAAGGTGTTCGTCAACGGCAGCTGTGTCCTCAACGAGGAGCGCTTCATGCTGATTGGCTCCTTCGTGGCCTTCTTCATCCCACTGGTCATCATGGTGGTGACGTACTGCCTCACCATACAGGTACtcatgcctgtgtgtgccttCCAAACACTTTATGCCCTTACTTCACAACCCCCCCCgcctctttttctcttcattgTTTGTCACTCCCTCTCCTCTGCAGGTGCTCCAGAGGCAGGCCACTGTCTTCCTGTGCGAGGCAAAGACTTCCTCCCAGCAGCCATTGCACACACCAGCAATGACAAATACATTGCAGCCTCCACCCAGCACCTTCCACGTTCCCCAGATCAACACACTTGCTGCTTCAGACTCACAAGGTAAATACTGATCAGCTGAAGTTTGGTCTATTCTAACAGAAAAATCACccgtaaaaaatatttttaatcaaGGAATTTATAGTAAATATGTGAATCTAttcagtcattttttattattgttaaagCTCTAGTGTGTAGTGTCTGTAAGTAATGACCACAAAACTGTTGTTGCatgcacatgacacaagccttccgtgatcgcgcaccgcccccacccctcctccacgcagttactagtagccaaggaggacacggaggattaaaaaaacatgatggactcgagtttctgcgtgcgaaTGTCGCCGGATGACAAcaatttctaaacacagccatgctgagaaatacagatttgtgaagctgatagtcatattagctttgtatcaactcatttggcaatggcttgaacgtAACGGATGTTCATCAATATAAAAAGgttacgcactatagctttaaatgaaGGGTAAAAACAACTGTTGATGGTTGTTTTTATATACTGTAACCCTTCTGATGTGCCttattttctccctctctggaGATTTTATTCACTCCCCAAGCGTTACAAATGCCAAAGTTAAACCCACAAGCACAAAACAGGCTTTGCCCCAGCATCGACAGTATAGTATGGTTGTGGTGCTGAGCATACAGCAGCCATCTGTCCGATCAGTTCGGGCAGCGATTAGCTTTTCCAGTAGAAATCAATTTGCATGATGTGGCGGTCTTTACCGTGTTCCCACCCTATCCTCTGGCATCCCTAACAGAGAAaagtgtgaatgaaacattctTATCGTGTTTAACCTTTTCACATGTCCTCCTCCCTACGAAATGTCAGCAGCCTTGTTAACACACAATCTGACATGCTTTCACATGGTGTGATGTCCTGTGTAAAATATGCAGCAGTTTTCTTGGTAACTAAGTTTGAAGGAGTCATCGTGATAACAGACAAATCCCATAGCTCAGTGTTGTAGCTGACAAACTTTAGACAAAATCAAAAATGTGGAtttatatcgacgacgtttcatttccagtattgttcaggtgctgccggaaattctgccggatggcCCTCATTTTCGatcggatgtccgttaccttccgctttcttcgtgttggcattttaaactccggtggatttatgaggactatgggtaactgctcctcagatctctgcagggtaaatccagacagctagctagactatctgtccaatctgagttttctgttgcacgactaaaacaacctttgaacgtacacatgttccaccaaaacaagttcctaccCGAGGCTGTTTTGTAGAGgtaccgttgctccgtccggcgcttagcaccgcccaagatgactgtgattggtttaaagaaatgccaataaagcagagcacgtttttctcccatctcgaAATGCTCTTACCCCTCCCCCACAGAGTTAAAGGCCCCGCTCCCTCAGAGCAGACGAAACACCTTGAGCTGTCTGAAAGGAGCCGAGCCCAGCATGCTGCTCAGCACCTCCAAGTCAGATAGCATAAGCATCATTCCCAGCTCGGAGGTGGCGTCTCAGCTCAGCTCGCCAGCAGCGGGACCGGGGCGGAGCGACACGTCGGGTTGTAGCGGGCGACGGGGGATGATGCAGGCCATAAAGAACGAGAGGCGGGCCTCCAAGGTGAGAACAAAGAGTGGAGCTGAGTGCTTGTCAGGAGATTTAaggagcacttttttttttagggctgggaGATAGAAAGATAAATACACTCCGAGGTAAAGATGGGTATGAGTAAGTGACATCACTGGTGGGTGTGTTCGCAGGTGCAACGAAGCACAATTCTGACCACACCCGTCAGTGATGGTGACTGTGTGGTTTCACATTACACATGGACATTTGATCCActgtttacataaaaaaataatgtaattaatgcagctttaaaaataCGTCTTTAGCTTGCAATGTACAAATGCCTGGCGTATTGAaacaaaccaatcaaaatcCTCAAAAAGTAGTCACATAAAACTGTTGACACCTAGGTATACTTTGATCTTCTCTGTCCTCATAATGAAGGTCCAATATTTAACACTCTGTGTGTAGTGTCAAcattaaatgttattaaaaaaacaagaaagaccCGTTCCTCCGGGTAACTCACAGATGTTCCTGCACAGTTTCACATGTCCCCTCTGAAGTGGTTCAAAGAGCTCATGTTATCAAACCCAGACGCTGATATGATGTGACTCCAGCAACGCTTCaagcttttttgacatttgctcAGAGCGCTCAGAGGGTGGCTTCGCTAAATTCAAATTCATGTGGAATGAAAACCAAAGCACTCTTATACCTATATCAAAAATCAAAACTCCCTGTAGAAGTTGCACACTGACaatgatattaaaaaacaaGATCTATCTATGATGCAGGCATTTCAATTAGACAGCATTCAAGAAGCTTTAAAAGAACgtattttcagttttactaAACGGAAAAAGGTCCATGTTGATACTCATTACTTCAAcctcttaaaggtcccatggcatacaaatttcacttcatgaggattttaacttttaatatgagttcccccagcctgcctatggtcccccagtggctagaaatggcgatagatgtaaaccaagccctgggtatcctttgagaaaaagtaagctcagatgggccaatctggaatcttccctatatgttgtcataaggggaaaggttacctcccctttctctgctttgcccatgacaagctggtcaaggccacacccccaccctccaccttgccccccccccctctctctcctcctcaatagcatttaaagctacagacacagaaatggcacatcctaagtaaagctcattgtgggactggctctagtggctgtaattctgcaccaaggctgaatttcgggaaagagacttcagatacagtattaggggaccactgaggtctatataaaagagacttcagatacagtattagtggaccactgaggtctatataaaagagacttcagatacagtattaggggaccactgaggtctatataaaagagacttcagatacagtattaggggaccactaaggcctatatgaaagagacttcagatacagtattaggggaccactaaggtctatataaaagagacttcagatacagtattaggggaccactaaggtctatataaaagagacttcagatacagtattaggagaccactaaggcctatataaaagagacttcagatacagtattaggggaccactaaggcctatataaaagagacttcagatacagtattaggggaccactgaggtctatttaaaagagacttcagatacagtattaggggaccactgaggtctatataaaagcatccaaaagcaTCTTTTATTggcttctgtctctttctttcaatTTCTTTGCTTATTTTCTCCTGTCTTGTTAATTTCTTCTCTTTTGTTCCGTTTACCTCTTTTTACTTTatgttctctcctctctctctcgctctcctcaGGTCCTGGGAAttgtcttcttcctcttcctcatcatgTGGTGTCCCTTCTTCATCACCAATGTCACCTTCGTCCTGTGCCGGGGGTCCTGCAACGAGTCGCTGCTCAACGACCTCCTCAACGTTTTCGTCTGGGTGGGCTACATCTCCTCCGGAGTCAACCCTCTGGTCTACACGCTCTTCAATAAGACCTACAGGAGAGCGTTCTCCAGCTACATCAGGTGCCAGTACAAAGTGGGGGCCAACGCAGCCGGACAGAGTTGCAAAACCCTCCTGGTTCCCCCGCCGTGCTCGTCGCACGCTGTGACCCCTCTGATGGGCAGTCATGGGAAAGCGGGCATGGACCGCAATAGTAACTGTCGCAACGGCGGTAGGGGGAACAACGGGAGGCTGACGGTGGACCCGGATGACATGACAGATGACGAAACACAAATCGGAATAGTGTCGCACAGCCTCTCCGAATGCCACAACATCGACATGCTTTCGGAAACGGAGCCGGAAACGGAAGTGAAACAGGAGCTGTCACTCATCAGCTACAGCCCCACCTCCAGAGAACACACCAGCAGTGTGTgattgcatgtttttttgttgtttaatgtcttcttttttttaacctgcagACGCTGGGCCGAGCAACATTTCGACgagctggtgctggaagcctacAGCGTTTTTATTGGCTGTAAACCTGCAGTGGGtccttttattgtgaaaggacTAATCTCAGTTGAGGAGCCTTATCCCCAGTCTGGAGTGCACTACTTAGCAATGTATGAGATAAATCAGATTACGAGAGAGCCTCTGAGATGAAAAGGTTTTGGAATGAAAgataatatttaatgttttttttctacttggTGTCCAAATGTTGGTTTTTCATTACATAAATGGAGGATAAACGCTGTGCCCTGCAGTCAGTGTATTGTACTTCATGGGGACTAAGGTACCAGCTGAGATCCAGACAGGGTCGGAGTGCATGTGATAAGAAGCAGTCATTGAAGAGCTTATTGTCATTGTTGACCTATTATGAAGTCCTACTGTTGCAGGTTACAGAGTCAAGCACCGACCGCTGACGTCGAAGGGGTCAAACTACGACTTCATGCCTTCACACTAGCCCAAATGCAGTCCGAGCTCTGGTTAATGTGGATTCTCTTCACACCAAGCAAGCTAAACCAAATCTATTTTTGTGCCGGTCAAGCTTAACagcaacaaatacaaatatacctGAATGAACCTTTTCAGCACGTATAATCGAACTATTCAGCTGACAGAAAAGGGATTTCTCTCGAAAAGGGAACTCACTTCACAGGCTGCAGTCAAAGTTTGTCTGAGAGGACCAAGATGAAGGAATGTACTACGACCACTGGTGGACTCACAGTGCCATCTGGTGGTCGCTCCACACAGAGAGGTGACTTCCCTTGGATTGAACAAGGGGCTAAAATAGCTAAAAACATGGCGCAAGCCTTTACACTCTGTCAGGCTCTTGCTTCTGATGACCAATACAACCACTTAGGAAAGAGTTAAAGTCCCAAATTCTAAAGGTTTTTACTAACAACAATCAATAAAGTTTCAAATAAAAGGGAGAAAtctaaaagtgaaaatgtgaaagTTTTAATATAAGGGTGCACACAAAGGTTTCTCAGATGTCATTCTTAAAAGGAAcaaaatatatagattttatgACCACATCATTACTATCATTTCTATTATCAATTAGCCATCATTATCAATGATTCACCatcataaaataatataaaacctCCCAAGCCGTTATCAAATCACACTTACCTTTATTTTCCCAAACCCATGGAATTTTGGATGGATCAGCAATCTAATTCATCCAGGAAATCTCTATGTATATATTTCCCACATCTAATGATGCAAATTCAGCATATGCATCTTTGAGTTTGGTGTCCTACAAGTCAACAGCCACCTGTTTAATATACATATCATATATTATCGGATTACATATCAGAGTGTTCACATCAGCTGCAGGCAGAAATCTGGGCTTTGAGATTCACAACGTCATCTCTGAGGGACACGTTCTTAAATGAACAAGACGTTCTCCgtcatttactttttttaaaatgaatgatttttaTTCAACCATTAGATCAGTCATTTTCTCTCCAAAGACCCCTCAGCCAAAATTTGCTAAGACGGTACAGTGAAAGCCAAAGAGAACAGAACATCTAAGCAATAAGCTTTGGATTCAACTAAGCTCCATCAGAGCCCTATGTGACATGTATGCTCTGACGATGGGTTTTAGGATGAAAAGCTTGCCAACATCTCCAAGAATTGCAGAATGGACCACTAACTTGATGGTTACGAACTTTCTGATCTCTGACTGCCTTACAATACGTTGGGACTGAGTCACCACTGTGACTCCAAGACCAAATAGCTTTAGATTTCATCCGTCGCATAAAACTGACAGAAAATCAATACACTAAGAGACAGGCCCCCTGAGTTTATCAAGACAGGTCACTAACCCTCACAGCTCTGTCACGCTGATTTTCTCGCCCTCCCTCCTCACACATTTTATCGACATCTGACAAGCGCCGGGATTCCCTCCACACTGCATCTCCATCAGCTGAAATATCTGCAATGTactgccttaaaaaaaaagaattcaatATTGTGTGAATTTTAAAAGTGGCAAATTTAGATTCCTTAGCAACAAGAGAAAATATAGGAGATATTACCTGAAACTCGTATGCATATAGATTGGCTTTGTAGGTTTAGTTCAATAGAGCTAAATGGTTTGTGTTGTAAAGGAAATGCAGTGAGAAAAGTAACGTTTTAAGTGATCACTTAAAGGGGGCCCTCCAACAGTAATACACGTCAAGTTCATTTTACTTGTCTAACGTCTAAAGTTTGTAAAAGAAATTAccttatataaataatataatataagtagtaataatataataataaaaataatataaataaccctgatgatgtcttAGTGACCTCGGGTTTTTTCAGGCTGGCGCTTGAGACTaaaatattttaacagaaagTCTTTAAAACTGGAGGATGTGGAAGATGTGGGCAATTAGGGGGTCCAATGAAAGATGCTATTGAGTTGCATTTTGggaattgttgtgtttttggagATTGAGACTAAAAGTCAAGATACTCAGTCTCAGCTGCTTCGATTTTGACCaatctttgtttaatttgtctCTTTTAATTCTCttaactttatggaagtgcaatactaaatggCTGGGATACCcctttaaatgcaaaaaaaaaaactgattgacACACATTACTAAGTTTTCCTTCCAGCTTTTATCTTATCAAAGTAGATGTCACTTTCCCCAGTGATCAATAATTCATTTTGGTAATACTCCATACAGCCATAGAACAGTTACAATTACAAAGGtaaaaattcttttttttacccataATCCCCCCTTTAAGGTCAAAGAGCAGAGGTCAAAGCTTGCACTGGACCAATCCAAACCAGAGCCTGAGGTCAGCAGCCACCTCTGCATGCAATTAGAATGAAACATAAGTAATGGGAGTCACTTCATTCTAATTCTGTGCATCTCTGTATAATTCATCCACTATTTGTATGCTACAGACTTACGAAGTGGTCATTCGCACCACTTTTCTTTCCACAAGGAGTGGTCTAAATGAGCTAACGTTGGCAAGCCGGTAACCAATGTTTGGCCTACAAATATTGTGCATGTTTGAAGTGATGTTCAAAAGGTCCTCTCTGCCTCACTCAGTCTTTATTTTGTTCtctctttaaaggacaattccggcgcaaaatgaacccagGAATTAGGGGAACGTTACCGTTCGCgcatacaggcaggcgccatcttagCCAACAGTCgaactggtcgtgactgttttcccaagatggcgccttcCTGTATACGCGAACGGTACAGTCTTCATAAACTatcttttaataaactgtctgtacacttacaaagttatcaatgcttcggtttacatgtagggaccctcattatgctaccgtggaagtgtggtgctattttgagccttgttagtggtataaaatagcgatttctttttactttaacagTGCCCTGGCTACTAGCATtacaagctaattagcggttcgcgctaaaactggtcacattcgattagcatgaaaacatatcccagagaacggtcaactcagtacccatgtgttattaacccctaggttcattttgcgctggaattgtcctttaatactcGAAAAGGAATGAAACGGcacaggaaggaaagaaagaacaaagaaagagCAATCAACAAAATGCACATTGCAAATAACTTGCAAATCCTGCAGGTGTTTCATCTTaatcaaaatgcaaaatatcaacaatacaaacataaacaaGATAAAAACTGAGAAAGAATGGAAAAGAGAGTACTCTCTGACCTAAGTTGGATGGATTGTGTTTGATCCATCCAGGTGTGAGCAAGCAAAGAGCTACAGTCAGGCCAGCCAACTCAGTATGTCGCAATGTAATAACTGTACGTTTCCCGTGTATCCTGTGTTTGTACCAGGCCTGGCTCAAATTGCTATCTGAGATTGATTCAGtaacttttctgtgtttttattactCGTGTCTGGCACAATTGATTGAATGGTGTTGTCCCTGTAGATGCCAATCCTGTTCGGCTCGTGGTGCAGACGGATGAAAGCAATCACTCAGAGAAAGTATCTGGAGGGGTTTCAACTAATAATTCGATCCAGGTCTGGTGTGTATAGAAATAGTTGGAGCCGTTTAGTGACAAAGTTTCATATTTATAGATTTGAGGAGGGCTGatttgggctttttccctttccagGACTATTTTCTTATTTCCAGGCAGCACTGGTTCGAGCAAGAACTGCTTCAGAATATTATACAGTGAATTTGAAAATGGTCTGACTCTATGAGTGAGATGTTTCATGCTCAAACAATCAGAGTGTATGTACAAGCTTGAAGGAAAAATCCACCTAGTCATTTTTCAGCACAATATTGAAAATTCAGAAAGGGGTTGTTTAATgtgaagctggagccaggagaccgttagcctagcttagcataaacactggaagcagagaaaaaagctagcctggctctgtccaaagttaaaCTAATTAATGAgtgacaagttgtggttttatgggGAGATTTGTGCtggaactatttcttggccgggAGCAGTGATTTCTACCATATAACCCTCCATAAAAGCACAACTTGTTTTTGTACGAATAAAatgagatataacatgttagtTAGTGAGCTTTGGAGGTCCTGGTAggcccacttttttttttacgttaggacagagccaggctta from Sander vitreus isolate 19-12246 chromosome 19, sanVit1, whole genome shotgun sequence includes the following:
- the htr2cl1 gene encoding 5-hydroxytryptamine (serotonin) receptor 2C, G protein-coupled-like 1, whose amino-acid sequence is MKEKNWPALLILVIIALTIGGNILVILAVSLEKKLQNATNFFLRSLAVADMLVGILVMPVSLINILYDYAWPLPSALCPIWIYLDVLFSTASIMHLCAISLDRYVAIRNPIEHSRFNSRTKAMMKIAAVWTISIGVSMPIPVIGLHNEDKVFVNGSCVLNEERFMLIGSFVAFFIPLVIMVVTYCLTIQVLQRQATVFLCEAKTSSQHTSKSDSISIIPSSEVASQLSSPAAGPGRSDTSGCSGRRGMMQAIKNERRASKVLGIVFFLFLIMWCPFFITNVTFVLCRGSCNESLLNDLLNVFVWVGYISSGVNPLVYTLFNKTYRRAFSSYIRCQYKVGANAAGQSCKTLLVPPPCSSHAVTPLMGSHGKAGMDRNSNCRNGGRGNNGRLTVDPDDMTDDETQIGIVSHSLSECHNIDMLSETEPETEVKQELSLISYSPTSREHTSSV